In Nocardioides sp. zg-1228, a single window of DNA contains:
- a CDS encoding YegS/Rv2252/BmrU family lipid kinase produces MLDHRRSVLLAWAALASLAFAGLAFAVTRDRLPLDGLDRLGRSAEDWADDHALLVDVLRVVEVAFGTIGMTVLTALLALVLLLRRHRWAALLVVVVMAVTSAATTGLKLWLGRDRPDWQDTFGSHLNFSFPSGHASSTAAFAALLVILLALFVRRTSARRLGIAIVVAWWLLVCLDRVLLGRHFPTDVIGGSLLGVAVALVALAFIDPRPRSIAARTEPLTEVYASQRRLAVILNPIKVEDVGQFRSLVASMAEEAGWSEPTWQYTTVEDPGRGMAERAAVAGTDLVLVCGGDGTVREVCAELAGTGIPVGIVPAGTGNLLARNLGLPLYIRAAIDVALNGQDRAIDMVEVGGDGIEDTHFMVMAGMGFDAALMEGVNEDIKKRIGWAAYFVSGLRSLMFPAARFEIQIDDEEPTVHRARTVVVGNVGFLQAGMPLLPDATIDDGILDVVIIHPRQFLSWITVAMRVLRKSTIIDETIDRRTGARVRIKAFADTPRQLDGDSVGEGRELWMECIHGRLLVRVPR; encoded by the coding sequence GTGCTCGATCACCGCCGTTCCGTCCTGCTCGCCTGGGCCGCGCTCGCCTCACTGGCGTTCGCCGGGCTGGCGTTCGCGGTGACGCGCGACCGCCTGCCGCTCGACGGGCTCGACAGGCTCGGCCGGTCCGCCGAGGACTGGGCGGACGACCACGCACTGCTCGTCGACGTGCTGCGCGTCGTGGAGGTGGCGTTCGGCACGATCGGGATGACGGTCCTCACGGCACTGCTGGCGCTGGTCCTCCTCCTGCGGCGCCACCGCTGGGCGGCGCTGCTGGTCGTCGTGGTGATGGCGGTGACGTCGGCGGCGACCACGGGTCTCAAGCTCTGGCTGGGTCGCGACCGGCCCGACTGGCAGGACACCTTCGGCTCCCACCTCAACTTCTCCTTCCCCTCCGGACACGCCTCGTCGACGGCTGCGTTCGCCGCGCTGCTGGTGATCCTGCTCGCGCTGTTCGTCCGGCGTACGAGCGCGCGCCGCCTCGGGATCGCGATCGTCGTGGCGTGGTGGCTGCTGGTGTGCCTGGACCGGGTGCTCCTGGGCCGGCACTTCCCGACCGACGTCATCGGCGGCTCGCTGCTGGGCGTCGCGGTGGCGCTGGTCGCCCTCGCGTTCATCGACCCGCGGCCGCGCTCGATCGCGGCGCGGACCGAGCCGCTGACCGAGGTCTACGCCTCGCAGCGCCGGCTCGCCGTCATCCTCAACCCGATCAAGGTCGAGGACGTCGGCCAGTTCCGCTCGCTCGTCGCCTCGATGGCCGAGGAGGCCGGCTGGTCCGAGCCGACCTGGCAGTACACGACCGTCGAGGACCCCGGCCGCGGCATGGCCGAGCGGGCGGCCGTCGCGGGCACCGACCTGGTGCTGGTGTGCGGCGGCGACGGCACCGTGCGCGAGGTCTGCGCCGAGCTGGCCGGCACGGGCATCCCCGTCGGCATCGTCCCTGCGGGCACGGGCAACCTGCTGGCCCGCAACCTCGGGCTCCCGCTCTACATCCGCGCCGCCATCGACGTCGCGCTCAACGGCCAGGACCGGGCGATCGACATGGTCGAGGTCGGCGGCGACGGCATCGAGGACACCCACTTCATGGTCATGGCGGGCATGGGCTTCGACGCCGCCCTCATGGAGGGCGTCAACGAGGACATCAAGAAGCGGATCGGCTGGGCCGCCTACTTCGTGTCGGGCCTGCGATCGCTGATGTTCCCGGCGGCCAGGTTCGAGATCCAGATCGACGACGAGGAGCCCACGGTCCACCGCGCCCGGACGGTCGTGGTCGGCAACGTCGGCTTCCTGCAGGCCGGCATGCCGCTCCTGCCCGACGCCACCATCGACGACGGCATCCTCGACGTGGTGATCATCCACCCGCGGCAGTTCCTGTCCTGGATCACGGTGGCGATGCGCGTGCTGCGCAAGAGCACGATCATCGACGAGACGATCGACCGCCGCACCGGTGCACGCGTCCGGATCAAGGCGTTCGCCGACACCCCCCGCCAGCTCGACGGCGACTCCGTCGGCGAGGGCCGCGAGCTCTGGATGGAGTGCATCCACGGCCGGCTGCTGGTGCGCGTGCCGCGCTGA
- a CDS encoding Cof-type HAD-IIB family hydrolase, which translates to MGAGTGSRPRLVATDLDGTLLHSDGKVSARTRSVLEQLDAAGVPVVFTTGRPVRWMEELWDEVGGHGLAICSNGGIVYDVADRRVRDFSAVPRAVGAEVAERVREAVPGTTFAVEHTAGWASEDAFPRHPDDRESQRGAWESIYTDDVVKVLARHRELDPEDFWRRVDDAVGDLVTTTWSSTFALVEISAAGVTKASTLATVAGEMGLGPRDVVAFGDMPNDLPMLEWAGTSYAMANAHPTVRGLADHLAPHHDEDGVAVVLASLFGLSR; encoded by the coding sequence GTGGGCGCCGGGACCGGGAGCCGCCCGCGGCTCGTCGCGACCGACCTCGACGGCACGCTCCTCCACTCCGACGGCAAGGTCTCGGCACGGACCCGGTCGGTGCTCGAGCAGCTCGACGCCGCCGGGGTGCCGGTCGTCTTCACCACCGGGCGTCCCGTCCGCTGGATGGAGGAGCTGTGGGACGAGGTGGGCGGCCACGGCCTCGCGATCTGCAGCAACGGAGGGATCGTGTACGACGTCGCCGACCGGCGGGTGCGTGACTTCAGCGCGGTGCCGCGCGCCGTCGGCGCCGAGGTGGCCGAGCGGGTGCGGGAGGCGGTGCCGGGCACGACCTTCGCGGTCGAGCACACCGCGGGGTGGGCGAGCGAGGACGCCTTCCCCCGCCACCCCGACGACCGCGAGTCGCAGCGCGGGGCGTGGGAGTCGATCTACACCGACGACGTGGTGAAGGTGCTGGCCAGGCACCGTGAGCTCGACCCCGAGGACTTCTGGCGGCGCGTCGACGACGCGGTGGGCGACCTGGTGACCACGACCTGGTCGTCGACGTTCGCGCTGGTCGAGATCAGCGCCGCCGGCGTCACCAAGGCGTCCACCCTCGCCACGGTCGCCGGGGAGATGGGCCTCGGTCCCCGCGACGTGGTCGCCTTCGGCGACATGCCCAACGACCTGCCGATGCTGGAGTGGGCGGGCACCTCCTACGCGATGGCCAACGCCCACCCGACGGTGCGCGGCCTGGCCGACCACCTGGCGCCGCACCACGACGAGGACGGCGTGGCCGTGGTGCTGGCCTCCCTCTTCGGGCTGTCTCGCTAG
- the serS gene encoding serine--tRNA ligase codes for MIDPRLLRDDPDRVRASQAKRGLSTDVVDRALEADSARRQAIADFEARRAEQKSSGALVAKAQGEEKQALLAQVKQLAAGVKEAEAARAVAEAAWDEAIRAIPNVADDDAPAGGEDDYTVLEQVGTPREFDFEPRDHVELGQLLGAFDLERGAKVSGSRFYFLTGIGAQLQMALVTMAMDQARAAGFVQTAAPSLVRPRAMEGTGFLGQAADDVYRIEGEELYLVGTSEVPMAAFHSDEILDAAALPLRYAAFSPCFRKEAGSHGKDTRGIWRVHWFDKVEMFVYTTVEESYREHQRLLAWEKEFLDKLELCYRVIDTAAGDLGLSASRKFDCEAWIPTRQGWGELTSTSNCTEFQSRRLDIRTRVDGHTTPVATLNGTLTAVTRAIVAILETHQNEDGSVTVPQALRPYLGGLEVMKPVGR; via the coding sequence GTGATCGATCCCCGCCTGCTCCGTGACGACCCCGACCGCGTGCGTGCCTCCCAGGCCAAGCGCGGACTGTCCACCGACGTGGTCGACCGGGCGCTCGAGGCCGACTCCGCGCGCCGGCAGGCGATCGCGGACTTCGAGGCCCGGCGTGCCGAGCAGAAGTCGAGCGGAGCCCTCGTCGCCAAGGCCCAGGGCGAGGAGAAGCAGGCCCTGCTCGCGCAGGTCAAGCAGCTCGCGGCCGGCGTCAAGGAGGCCGAGGCCGCGCGCGCCGTGGCCGAGGCCGCCTGGGACGAGGCGATCCGCGCCATCCCCAACGTCGCCGACGACGACGCCCCGGCCGGCGGCGAGGACGACTACACCGTCCTCGAGCAGGTCGGCACACCCCGCGAGTTCGACTTCGAGCCGCGCGACCACGTCGAGCTCGGCCAGCTGCTCGGCGCCTTCGACCTCGAGCGCGGCGCCAAGGTGAGCGGCTCGCGCTTCTACTTCCTCACCGGCATCGGCGCCCAGCTCCAGATGGCGCTGGTCACCATGGCGATGGACCAGGCCCGCGCCGCCGGCTTCGTGCAGACCGCGGCGCCGTCGCTGGTGCGCCCCCGGGCGATGGAGGGCACCGGCTTCCTCGGCCAGGCGGCCGACGACGTCTACCGGATCGAGGGCGAGGAGCTCTACCTCGTCGGCACCTCCGAGGTGCCGATGGCGGCCTTCCACTCCGACGAGATCCTCGACGCCGCCGCGCTCCCGCTGCGCTACGCCGCGTTCAGCCCGTGCTTCCGCAAGGAGGCCGGCTCGCACGGCAAGGACACCCGCGGGATCTGGCGGGTGCACTGGTTCGACAAGGTCGAGATGTTCGTCTACACGACCGTCGAGGAGTCCTACCGCGAGCACCAGCGGCTGCTGGCGTGGGAGAAGGAGTTCCTCGACAAGCTCGAGCTCTGCTACCGCGTGATCGACACCGCCGCCGGCGACCTCGGGCTGAGCGCGTCGCGGAAGTTCGACTGCGAGGCGTGGATCCCGACGCGCCAGGGCTGGGGCGAGCTGACCTCGACGTCCAACTGCACCGAGTTCCAGTCGCGCCGCCTCGACATCCGCACCCGGGTCGACGGGCACACCACGCCGGTGGCGACCCTCAACGGCACCCTCACGGCCGTCACCCGCGCCATCGTCGCGATCCTCGAGACCCACCAGAACGAGGACGGGTCGGTCACGGTGCCGCAGGCGCTGCGTCCCTACCTCGGCGGCCTGGAAGTGATGAAGCCCGTTGGCCGCTGA
- a CDS encoding HAD family hydrolase, giving the protein MAAETYAGRVPGDPGEAWQPRVVALDIDGTLLKWVDGQAEDYEAITEPVHDAVHRALDAGAHIVLASGRSPHGMTRIADLLHIPREDADRLWVVASNGAVVFRYPPMEVVHEETFDAAPAVAAVLEHHPRALVAVEEREVGGYRVNRVFPEGELSGEQLITHVDDIVGEPVSRVIIRDPEATADDFIELAARLGLHGTDYVVGWTAWLDLAPVGVSKASGLEHVCERIGLSAADVLAIGDGRNDIEMLRWARRGVAMGQAVEEVREAADDVTAAVHDEGAAVEISRWFPQGS; this is encoded by the coding sequence TTGGCCGCTGAGACGTACGCCGGACGGGTGCCCGGCGACCCCGGTGAGGCCTGGCAGCCGCGGGTGGTCGCGCTCGACATCGACGGCACCCTGCTCAAGTGGGTCGACGGGCAGGCCGAGGACTACGAGGCCATCACCGAGCCGGTCCACGACGCCGTGCACCGCGCGCTGGACGCCGGCGCGCACATCGTGCTGGCCAGCGGGCGTTCGCCGCACGGCATGACCCGGATCGCCGACCTGCTCCACATCCCCCGCGAGGACGCCGACCGGCTGTGGGTGGTCGCGTCCAACGGCGCCGTGGTCTTCCGCTACCCGCCGATGGAGGTCGTCCACGAGGAGACCTTCGACGCCGCGCCGGCCGTGGCCGCGGTGCTCGAGCACCACCCGCGGGCGCTGGTCGCGGTCGAGGAGCGCGAGGTCGGCGGCTACCGCGTCAACCGCGTCTTCCCCGAGGGAGAGCTGTCGGGCGAGCAGCTGATCACCCACGTCGACGACATCGTCGGCGAGCCGGTCAGCCGGGTGATCATCCGCGACCCCGAGGCCACCGCCGACGACTTCATCGAGCTCGCCGCCCGGCTCGGCCTGCACGGCACCGACTACGTCGTGGGCTGGACCGCGTGGCTCGACCTCGCCCCGGTCGGGGTCTCCAAGGCCTCGGGCCTGGAGCACGTCTGCGAGCGGATCGGGCTGAGCGCGGCCGACGTGCTCGCCATCGGCGACGGTCGCAACGACATCGAGATGCTCCGGTGGGCCCGCCGCGGGGTCGCCATGGGCCAGGCCGTCGAGGAGGTCCGCGAGGCCGCCGACGACGTGACCGCCGCGGTGCACGACGAGGGCGCGGCGGTCGAGATCTCGCGCTGGTTCCCGCAGGGCTCCTGA
- a CDS encoding DUF4118 domain-containing protein, which produces MPSSTARGRLRVYLGAAPGVGKTYAMLDEGRRRVERGTDLVVGYVETHGRPGTERAVAGLEVVPRAALEHRGTRQEEMDLEAILARRPEVVLVDELAHTNAPGSTHEKRWQDVEALLDAGIEVVTTVNIQHLASLNDVTEQVTGIRQRETVPDHVVRSADQIELVDMSPQALRRRMAHGNIYAADRIDAALSRYFREGNLTALRELALLWLADRVDEGLSRYRDEHEIDSTWATRERIVVPVSGGPESTTLMRRTARIASRRSAGEWQALYVTRQDGLTGTSPDRLAGLATAAEELGGSFHTVVGDDPAEAILAFARAENATQVVIGASRRGRISTLLRPGVGERVVAGSGDIDVHIVSHDHARARTSPAPAVDTIGPRRRAAGLVLGVAAPLCLSLALHLTRDLHALPIEAMSLMLVVVATALVGGLAPAVVSALVGALLLNYLFTPPLYTLSVAETENVVTIAIFVAVGIAVSSVVDRAARRTAEARAARAEADALSVLAHNLLTSTADTEGLLSSACRLFNATGAAVLRRDPAGVETVVASWGEPPGCVERADMAAAIDDRTTLVLSGTTLPASQRGLLNAYAAYAKVMAERRDATAAEVERLRLEEADRTRTALLAAVSHDLRNPLAAAKVAVASLRSTDVTFSEQDRDELLETVEEATDRLAALVANLLDMSRINTGSVSAVLTEVDLAAAVRGSIAPLPGGARIEVAVDPDVVVLADAGLLDRVLANICENALTYTPASASVRIDAAAAGERVVLRIADTGPGVRDRDHERLFAPFQRLGDVPRQDGVGLGLAVARGLTEAMGGTIATEETPGGGLTFILELEGAR; this is translated from the coding sequence ATGCCCTCGTCCACCGCTCGCGGTAGGCTGCGCGTCTACCTCGGCGCCGCCCCCGGAGTGGGCAAGACCTACGCGATGCTCGACGAGGGTCGTCGTCGCGTCGAGCGGGGCACCGACCTGGTCGTCGGCTACGTCGAGACGCACGGCCGCCCGGGCACCGAGCGTGCCGTCGCGGGGCTCGAGGTCGTGCCACGCGCCGCGCTCGAGCACCGCGGCACCCGCCAGGAGGAGATGGACCTCGAGGCGATCCTCGCGCGGCGGCCGGAGGTGGTGCTGGTCGACGAGCTCGCCCACACCAACGCCCCCGGCAGCACGCACGAGAAGCGCTGGCAGGACGTGGAGGCGCTGCTCGACGCCGGCATCGAGGTGGTCACGACCGTCAACATCCAGCACCTCGCCTCGCTCAACGACGTGACGGAGCAGGTCACCGGGATCCGGCAGCGCGAGACGGTGCCCGACCACGTGGTCCGCTCGGCCGACCAGATCGAGCTCGTCGACATGAGCCCGCAGGCGCTGCGCCGCCGGATGGCCCACGGCAACATCTACGCCGCGGACAGGATCGACGCCGCGTTGTCGCGCTACTTCCGCGAGGGCAACCTGACCGCGCTGCGCGAGCTCGCGCTGCTGTGGCTCGCCGACCGGGTCGACGAAGGCCTCTCCCGCTACCGCGACGAGCACGAGATCGACTCCACCTGGGCCACGCGCGAGCGCATCGTCGTCCCGGTCAGCGGCGGGCCGGAGTCCACCACCCTCATGCGGCGCACGGCCCGCATCGCCAGCCGGCGCTCCGCGGGCGAGTGGCAGGCGCTCTACGTCACCCGGCAGGACGGCCTCACGGGCACCTCGCCCGACCGACTCGCCGGGCTCGCCACGGCCGCCGAGGAGCTGGGCGGCTCCTTCCACACCGTCGTCGGCGACGACCCGGCCGAGGCGATCCTCGCGTTCGCCCGGGCGGAGAACGCGACCCAGGTCGTGATCGGAGCGAGCCGACGGGGCCGGATCTCGACGCTGCTGAGGCCCGGTGTGGGCGAGCGGGTCGTCGCGGGGTCGGGCGACATCGACGTGCACATCGTCTCCCACGACCATGCCCGGGCCCGGACGTCGCCCGCGCCTGCCGTCGACACCATCGGGCCGCGCCGCCGCGCGGCCGGCCTCGTGCTCGGGGTGGCGGCACCTCTCTGCCTCAGCCTCGCGCTCCACCTGACGAGGGACCTGCACGCCCTGCCGATCGAGGCGATGTCGCTGATGCTGGTCGTGGTCGCCACCGCGCTGGTCGGTGGTCTGGCCCCGGCCGTGGTGTCCGCCCTCGTCGGCGCGCTGCTGCTCAACTACCTGTTCACCCCGCCGCTCTACACCCTCAGCGTCGCCGAGACGGAGAACGTCGTCACCATCGCGATCTTCGTCGCCGTGGGCATCGCGGTGTCATCGGTCGTCGACCGGGCCGCGCGTCGCACAGCGGAGGCCAGGGCCGCCCGCGCCGAGGCGGACGCCCTGTCCGTCCTGGCGCACAACCTGCTGACCTCGACGGCCGACACCGAGGGGCTCCTGTCGTCGGCGTGCCGGCTCTTCAACGCCACGGGGGCCGCCGTCCTGCGCCGTGACCCCGCGGGCGTCGAGACGGTCGTGGCCTCCTGGGGTGAGCCCCCCGGCTGCGTCGAACGGGCCGACATGGCCGCCGCGATCGACGACCGGACGACCCTGGTCCTCTCCGGCACGACCCTCCCGGCGTCGCAGCGCGGCCTGCTCAACGCGTACGCCGCCTACGCCAAGGTGATGGCCGAGCGCCGGGACGCCACGGCAGCCGAGGTCGAGCGGCTGCGCCTCGAGGAGGCCGACCGGACCCGGACGGCCCTGCTCGCGGCCGTGTCGCACGACCTGCGCAACCCGCTCGCCGCTGCCAAGGTCGCGGTCGCCAGCCTGCGCTCCACCGACGTGACGTTCTCCGAGCAGGACCGCGACGAGCTCCTCGAGACGGTGGAGGAGGCGACCGACCGCCTCGCCGCCCTGGTGGCCAACCTGCTCGACATGAGCCGGATCAACACCGGGTCGGTCAGCGCCGTGCTCACCGAGGTCGACCTGGCGGCGGCCGTGCGCGGGAGCATCGCGCCGCTGCCCGGCGGCGCGCGCATCGAGGTGGCTGTCGACCCCGACGTGGTGGTGCTCGCCGACGCCGGGCTGCTCGACCGGGTGCTGGCCAACATCTGCGAGAACGCGCTCACCTACACGCCCGCGTCGGCGAGCGTACGTATCGACGCGGCGGCCGCGGGCGAGCGCGTGGTGCTGCGGATCGCCGACACCGGCCCGGGGGTGCGCGACCGCGACCACGAGCGACTCTTCGCGCCGTTCCAGCGGCTCGGTGACGTGCCGCGGCAGGACGGCGTGGGGCTGGGCCTCGCCGTGGCACGCGGCCTCACCGAGGCGATGGGTGGCACGATCGCCACCGAGGAGACGCCGGGAGGGGGACTCACGTTCATCCTGGAGCTGGAGGGAGCCCGATGA
- a CDS encoding response regulator transcription factor codes for MTFVLVVDDDPAMRRTLSINLRARDYEVETAGDGRSALQVVDERMPDVVLLDLGLPDLDGVAVLRQLRSFTQVPVIVVSARAESDDKVEALDLGADDFVTKPFSIDELLARVRVASRRSGREEPDLVVEVDGLRLDLTDSRATRGGEEIHLTPTEWRIVDVLARRRGRLVRQAELLRAVWGPAYDTQTNYLRVHLASIRKKLETDPAHPVLFVTEPGIGHRFAEGH; via the coding sequence ATGACGTTCGTGCTGGTCGTCGACGACGACCCCGCGATGCGGCGGACGCTGTCGATCAACCTGCGCGCCCGCGACTACGAGGTCGAGACGGCGGGCGACGGCCGGTCCGCGCTGCAGGTCGTCGACGAGCGGATGCCCGACGTCGTGCTGCTCGACCTCGGTCTGCCCGACCTCGACGGGGTCGCGGTGCTGCGCCAGCTCCGCTCCTTCACCCAGGTGCCGGTCATCGTGGTCTCGGCGCGGGCCGAGTCCGACGACAAGGTGGAGGCCCTCGACCTCGGCGCCGACGACTTCGTCACCAAGCCGTTCTCCATCGACGAGCTGCTCGCCCGGGTGCGGGTGGCCTCTCGGCGCTCCGGTCGGGAGGAGCCGGACCTCGTCGTCGAGGTCGACGGCCTGCGCCTCGACCTCACCGACTCGCGCGCGACCCGTGGCGGCGAGGAGATCCACCTGACCCCGACCGAGTGGCGCATCGTCGACGTGCTCGCCCGCCGCCGCGGCCGCCTGGTCCGCCAGGCCGAGCTGCTGAGGGCCGTGTGGGGTCCGGCGTACGACACCCAGACCAACTACCTCCGGGTGCACCTGGCCAGCATCCGCAAGAAGCTCGAGACCGACCCCGCCCACCCGGTCCTCTTCGTCACCGAGCCCGGCATCGGCCACCGCTTCGCCGAAGGCCACTGA